Proteins co-encoded in one Gleimia hominis genomic window:
- a CDS encoding phospholipase D-like domain-containing protein translates to MAKYVGLSALGVQATLIASLLVVDEVRKRRTSPRSFPAMDPIDTRIADNTITTYTEARSLYSDMLNAINTAEKYVFFETFLWKSDRVGQRFKDALIAAADRGVQVYVIYDGFGNLVVDPRFKIFPKHPNLHVVRVPEIRTGLLVLNLRKTGRDHRKLLVVDGHIGFVGGYNIGKLYADAWRDTHVRITGPAVWELDNGFVDFWNLFKKRNQPTLQDRGARRWNPRIFAALNLPSHMLYPVRGLYIDALDRASEKALLTSAYFIPDGEILRALINAARRGVKVRILLPEHSNHVVADWVSSAFFDELLAEGVEIYQYKHTMIHAKTATVDGHWSTVGTANIDRLSMFGNFEINMQFHSTDYAKVLQDIFDNDLTNSKRLTAARWAQRPVLRRVAEKILKPLAPLM, encoded by the coding sequence GTGGCAAAATACGTAGGATTGTCGGCGCTGGGCGTCCAAGCCACGCTGATCGCATCCCTGCTGGTAGTTGACGAGGTTCGTAAACGCCGCACCAGTCCGCGCAGCTTCCCAGCCATGGACCCCATCGACACGCGCATTGCCGACAATACGATCACTACGTACACGGAAGCGCGCTCCCTGTATAGCGACATGCTCAACGCGATTAACACGGCCGAAAAATACGTCTTTTTCGAAACCTTCTTGTGGAAATCCGACCGGGTGGGACAACGTTTTAAAGATGCGCTCATCGCAGCGGCAGACCGCGGGGTGCAGGTGTACGTCATTTACGACGGGTTCGGTAACCTCGTGGTGGATCCGCGGTTCAAAATCTTTCCGAAACACCCGAATCTGCACGTAGTTCGCGTCCCTGAGATCCGCACCGGACTGCTGGTTTTGAACCTGCGAAAAACGGGGCGTGATCACCGAAAATTACTCGTAGTTGACGGTCACATCGGCTTCGTCGGCGGGTATAACATCGGTAAACTCTACGCGGACGCATGGCGCGACACGCACGTGCGCATTACCGGTCCAGCAGTGTGGGAGTTAGATAACGGGTTCGTGGACTTTTGGAACCTGTTTAAGAAGCGCAATCAACCCACCTTGCAAGACCGTGGGGCCCGGCGGTGGAACCCTAGAATCTTCGCTGCGTTGAACCTCCCCTCCCACATGCTTTACCCCGTGCGCGGGCTTTACATTGACGCGTTAGACCGCGCTAGTGAAAAGGCGTTACTAACCTCCGCGTATTTTATTCCAGACGGTGAGATTCTCCGCGCCCTCATAAACGCGGCTCGGCGGGGCGTAAAAGTGCGCATACTTTTGCCGGAGCATTCGAACCACGTGGTTGCCGACTGGGTATCATCGGCGTTCTTTGACGAACTATTAGCCGAGGGCGTGGAGATCTACCAGTACAAGCACACTATGATCCACGCGAAAACAGCTACCGTTGATGGCCACTGGTCCACTGTGGGCACCGCGAATATTGATCGCCTATCTATGTTCGGGAACTTTGAGATCAATATGCAGTTCCACTCCACCGACTACGCGAAGGTGTTGCAAGACATTTTTGATAATGACTTGACCAACTCGAAGCGTTTAACTGCCGCTAGATGGGCTCAGCGACCCGTCTTACGACGAGTCGCTGAGAAGATTTTGAAACCGCTTGCGCCCCTCATGTGA
- the gatA gene encoding Asp-tRNA(Asn)/Glu-tRNA(Gln) amidotransferase subunit GatA codes for MTDVLLKTATQMAQMLRDGEITSEELTQACLDRIERFDGKIHAFLFVNREGALATARQVDAARERGEELPAFAGVPIALKDNIVTRGMPTTCASKMLEGWISPYDATVVKRVQAAMMPILGKTNMDEFAMGSTTATSAFGRTGNPWDPERIPGGSGGGSAAAVAAYMAPLALGSDTGGSIRQPGSVTGTVGAKPTYGAVSRYGLVAMASSLDQIGPVARSVADAAALQDIVGGHDPLDSTSLNDMPQSMAEAVANRSEDLSGLRIGVVKQMTGDGYERGVIEAFNAGVEALKARGAQIVEVDCTSFEYALAAYYLIMPAEASSNLARFDGVRFGLRVLPEDGPVTAERMMSATREAGFGDEVKRRIILGTHVLSAGYFDAYYGNAQKVRTLVQRDFAAAFKQVDVLVTPTSPTTAFRFDDKPQDLMSMYLNDIATIPANLAGVPGVSVPVGLSDGLPVGLQVLAPARKDELMYKVASFVEDFADVEPHNPAAQW; via the coding sequence GTGACGGATGTCCTTTTGAAAACTGCGACGCAGATGGCGCAGATGCTTCGCGACGGGGAAATCACGTCGGAAGAGTTGACGCAGGCGTGTTTGGATCGGATTGAACGTTTTGACGGGAAGATTCACGCGTTTTTGTTTGTTAATCGTGAGGGGGCGTTAGCCACCGCGCGCCAGGTCGATGCCGCCCGCGAACGCGGGGAGGAATTGCCGGCGTTTGCCGGGGTGCCGATTGCGTTGAAGGACAACATTGTTACGCGTGGCATGCCCACGACGTGTGCGTCGAAAATGTTGGAGGGGTGGATTTCTCCGTATGACGCCACGGTGGTGAAACGCGTTCAGGCGGCGATGATGCCGATCCTGGGGAAAACTAATATGGATGAGTTCGCGATGGGGTCCACGACCGCTACGTCCGCGTTTGGGCGTACTGGTAACCCGTGGGACCCGGAGCGGATTCCTGGTGGTTCCGGTGGTGGCAGTGCAGCCGCTGTGGCTGCGTACATGGCGCCGCTTGCGCTGGGGTCGGATACGGGTGGTTCTATTCGCCAGCCCGGTTCGGTAACCGGCACGGTGGGGGCTAAACCAACGTATGGGGCGGTTTCGCGCTACGGTCTGGTGGCGATGGCTTCTTCCTTGGATCAGATTGGGCCGGTCGCTCGGTCTGTGGCGGATGCCGCGGCGCTGCAAGACATTGTGGGTGGGCACGATCCACTAGATTCCACGTCGCTCAACGACATGCCCCAGTCAATGGCTGAAGCGGTCGCGAACCGGAGTGAGGACCTATCGGGTCTGCGCATCGGCGTGGTCAAGCAGATGACTGGCGACGGATATGAACGTGGGGTTATCGAGGCTTTCAACGCCGGAGTTGAAGCACTGAAAGCACGTGGCGCGCAGATTGTTGAAGTTGATTGCACGTCTTTCGAATACGCGTTAGCGGCGTATTACCTGATTATGCCCGCTGAAGCGTCGTCTAACTTAGCGCGTTTTGATGGCGTGCGTTTCGGGTTGCGGGTGTTGCCTGAGGACGGGCCGGTGACGGCCGAACGGATGATGTCAGCCACGCGCGAAGCCGGATTTGGCGATGAGGTGAAGCGGCGCATCATTTTGGGAACCCACGTGCTGTCGGCCGGTTACTTCGATGCCTACTACGGCAACGCACAGAAGGTCCGCACCCTGGTGCAACGCGATTTCGCGGCTGCGTTTAAGCAAGTTGATGTGTTGGTTACTCCCACGTCGCCGACCACGGCGTTCCGGTTTGACGATAAACCACAGGACCTCATGTCTATGTACTTGAATGACATTGCGACGATTCCCGCGAACCTTGCGGGTGTGCCGGGCGTGAGCGTCCCAGTTGGATTGTCAGATGGCCTGCCGGTTGGCTTGCAGGTGTTGGCGCCGGCGCGTAAAGACGAGCTCATGTACAAGGTGGCGTCGTTCGTTGAAGACTTTGCGGACGTGGAGCCACACAACCCAGCGGCGCAGTGGTGA
- a CDS encoding amino acid permease: protein MSDKKWVTKSDKADAGYAKSLKNRHLQMIAIGGSIGTGLFLGAGGRLAQGGAALAISYALCGFFAFIMVRALGELSVYRPSSGAFVSYAREFQGEKGAYITGWLFFLDWAVTVMADITAVALYLHYWAALTVIPQWVLAAGALAIVFALNIFSVKFFGEFEFWFAAIKVAAILLFMGIAIYAIVTGAAVGEHTAGFHNWTDYGGFFPMGVVPMFTLSMGVIYAFGGTEMVGVAAGEAQETRRIMPKAVNSMIWRIAFFYVGSVILMTLVLPWNAYSGDESPFVTFFTGIGVPHAGDIMQVVVLTAALSSLNAGLYATGRTLRSLAVAGEAPAMAAKLNKHKVPAAGIAFTAALGLIGVAINYVYPTEAFEIVMNLAAFGIAGTWISVLISHWIFVRKAREGKLERPSFQLPFAPYSNLLAIAFFAIVIISMAFDRAGVTKWYELGNGQKTLALFGVVCIMMVIGWYACRDRIKPEMMDEILEEDPKE, encoded by the coding sequence ATGTCAGATAAAAAGTGGGTAACCAAATCCGACAAGGCAGATGCTGGGTACGCTAAGTCCCTCAAGAACAGGCACCTGCAGATGATCGCAATCGGCGGCTCGATAGGTACAGGTCTATTCCTCGGCGCAGGCGGTAGGCTCGCACAAGGCGGTGCGGCCCTCGCGATATCGTACGCCCTATGCGGTTTCTTTGCGTTCATCATGGTCCGAGCACTTGGGGAACTATCGGTGTACCGGCCGTCCTCAGGCGCATTCGTATCGTACGCACGCGAATTCCAAGGGGAGAAAGGTGCGTACATAACCGGATGGTTGTTCTTCCTAGACTGGGCCGTTACCGTAATGGCAGACATTACTGCGGTGGCCCTGTACCTGCACTACTGGGCAGCCCTCACAGTAATCCCACAATGGGTACTAGCAGCCGGAGCGCTAGCAATCGTATTTGCACTCAACATATTCTCCGTAAAATTCTTTGGGGAATTCGAGTTCTGGTTCGCAGCAATCAAAGTCGCCGCGATTCTTCTGTTCATGGGAATAGCAATCTACGCGATCGTAACCGGAGCTGCAGTTGGTGAGCACACAGCCGGGTTCCACAACTGGACGGACTACGGTGGGTTTTTCCCAATGGGCGTTGTGCCAATGTTCACCCTGTCCATGGGCGTCATCTATGCATTCGGCGGCACCGAAATGGTGGGTGTAGCCGCAGGGGAAGCGCAAGAGACCCGGAGGATCATGCCGAAAGCCGTGAACTCCATGATCTGGCGGATAGCGTTCTTCTACGTCGGCTCCGTGATCCTCATGACCCTCGTACTGCCCTGGAACGCTTACTCAGGCGACGAATCCCCATTCGTCACCTTCTTCACCGGCATTGGAGTGCCACACGCGGGTGACATCATGCAGGTCGTGGTGCTCACAGCCGCACTGTCATCCCTCAATGCAGGCCTATACGCAACTGGCCGTACCCTGCGTTCCCTCGCCGTTGCAGGCGAAGCCCCCGCAATGGCTGCGAAACTGAACAAACACAAAGTGCCAGCAGCTGGCATCGCATTCACCGCAGCTCTCGGCCTGATTGGTGTGGCAATCAACTACGTGTACCCAACCGAAGCGTTCGAAATTGTGATGAACTTAGCGGCGTTCGGCATTGCCGGCACGTGGATCTCCGTGCTTATCTCCCACTGGATTTTCGTGCGCAAAGCCAGGGAAGGGAAACTGGAACGCCCGTCGTTCCAACTCCCGTTCGCGCCCTACTCGAACCTGCTCGCAATCGCGTTCTTCGCCATCGTAATCATCTCCATGGCATTCGACCGTGCCGGCGTGACGAAGTGGTACGAGCTGGGGAACGGGCAGAAAACCCTCGCCCTCTTCGGGGTCGTCTGCATCATGATGGTGATCGGCTGGTACGCGTGCCGCGACCGGATTAAACCTGAAATGATGGACGAGATCCTCGAAGAAGACCCGAAGGAGTAA
- the gatB gene encoding Asp-tRNA(Asn)/Glu-tRNA(Gln) amidotransferase subunit GatB, giving the protein MTKLMKYQDAVKQFDPVLGLEVHVELGTKTKMFDAAPNVFGGEPNTNITEVSLGLPGSLPVVNHTAVEYAIKIGLALNCQIAQHCRFARKNYFYPDLAKAYQTSQSDEPIAFDGYLDVELEDGEIFRVQIERAHMEEDAGKNTHVGGADGRIQGADYSLVDYNRAGVPLVEIVTRPIEGAGERAPEVAARYVQTLRDIFRALDVSEARMERGNVRADVNVSLRESPDAPLGTRTETKNVNSFRAIEKAVRYEISRQAARLSSGEQVIQETRHYHAEDGTTSAGREKSDAEDYRYFPEPDLVPVAPPRQWVEQLREGLPELPAVRRRRLREEWGFTEMEMRDVVSADAVDLIEETVAEGTTPAAARKWWMGSLSRTAKEADVELSELAVTPKQLAQLQALVDDGSLNDKLARQALEGVLAGEGSPAEVVQKRGLKVVSDDGALVEAVEQAMDANPDVVEKIRGGKMAAVGALIGPVMKATRGQADAGRVRELIMERI; this is encoded by the coding sequence ATGACTAAGTTAATGAAGTACCAGGATGCGGTAAAACAGTTCGACCCTGTGCTCGGGCTGGAAGTACACGTGGAGCTGGGGACAAAAACGAAAATGTTCGACGCGGCCCCAAACGTGTTCGGTGGGGAGCCGAATACGAATATCACGGAGGTTTCGCTAGGGCTCCCCGGTTCCCTCCCCGTGGTGAACCACACGGCGGTGGAGTACGCAATCAAGATTGGCCTGGCGCTCAACTGCCAGATCGCGCAGCACTGCCGGTTTGCACGCAAGAACTACTTTTACCCCGACTTGGCGAAGGCGTACCAGACTTCGCAGTCCGACGAACCGATTGCGTTTGACGGGTATTTGGATGTTGAACTTGAGGATGGGGAAATCTTCCGGGTTCAGATTGAAAGAGCCCACATGGAGGAGGACGCGGGGAAGAACACGCACGTCGGTGGTGCTGACGGGCGGATTCAGGGCGCGGACTACTCGCTGGTGGATTACAACCGTGCGGGCGTACCACTTGTAGAGATCGTGACCCGGCCTATTGAGGGAGCGGGGGAGCGCGCTCCGGAGGTGGCAGCGCGGTACGTGCAGACGCTGCGCGATATTTTCCGAGCCCTGGACGTGTCTGAGGCACGGATGGAGCGGGGGAACGTTCGCGCGGACGTCAACGTGTCTTTACGCGAGTCGCCGGATGCTCCGCTGGGCACCCGAACGGAAACGAAGAATGTGAACTCTTTCCGCGCCATCGAGAAAGCGGTTCGTTACGAAATTTCGCGGCAGGCCGCGCGCCTTTCTAGTGGTGAGCAGGTGATCCAAGAGACCCGGCATTATCACGCTGAAGATGGCACTACGTCTGCTGGGCGTGAGAAGTCAGATGCCGAGGATTACCGTTACTTCCCAGAGCCGGACTTGGTGCCGGTAGCGCCCCCGAGGCAGTGGGTGGAGCAGCTACGTGAGGGTCTACCTGAACTACCTGCAGTGCGTCGGCGTCGACTGCGTGAAGAATGGGGCTTTACTGAAATGGAAATGCGCGACGTGGTTTCCGCGGACGCTGTGGACCTCATTGAGGAAACCGTAGCGGAAGGGACCACGCCGGCTGCTGCCCGCAAGTGGTGGATGGGATCACTCTCGCGCACCGCGAAAGAGGCGGACGTGGAACTGTCGGAGCTTGCCGTTACCCCGAAGCAACTCGCGCAGCTACAAGCTTTGGTTGATGACGGTTCTTTGAACGATAAGCTCGCCCGTCAGGCACTTGAAGGGGTTCTTGCCGGGGAAGGTTCCCCCGCGGAAGTCGTGCAAAAGCGTGGTTTGAAAGTTGTTTCGGACGACGGTGCATTAGTTGAAGCGGTTGAACAAGCCATGGACGCTAACCCGGATGTGGTGGAAAAGATCCGGGGTGGAAAGATGGCTGCTGTGGGCGCGTTGATTGGACCGGTCATGAAGGCTACGCGTGGCCAGGCAGATGCTGGGCGCGTGCGTGAACTGATTATGGAACGGATCTAG
- the gatC gene encoding Asp-tRNA(Asn)/Glu-tRNA(Gln) amidotransferase subunit GatC produces the protein MSTISSKEVARVAALAHIALTDEEIDRFAGELDVVAESVAKVSEVAKDDIPATSHPIALENVWREDEVGPTLDREETLKSAPEPQDGMFRVPQILGEE, from the coding sequence ATGTCGACTATTTCTTCAAAAGAGGTGGCTCGCGTTGCTGCGCTAGCCCATATTGCTCTGACCGATGAAGAGATCGATCGTTTCGCTGGTGAACTCGATGTTGTAGCCGAGTCGGTGGCGAAGGTCTCGGAGGTTGCTAAAGATGATATTCCAGCTACATCTCACCCGATTGCGCTAGAGAATGTGTGGCGTGAGGACGAGGTTGGGCCAACTTTGGACCGTGAGGAAACGCTGAAGAGTGCGCCTGAACCTCAAGATGGTATGTTCCGGGTGCCGCAGATTCTAGGGGAGGAATAA
- a CDS encoding WhiB family transcriptional regulator, translating into MDWRTRAACLSVDPELFFPIGNTGPAIAQTAEAKAVCATCEVKEICLKWAVDNNQDAGVWGGMSEDERRTLKRRKARARRVV; encoded by the coding sequence ATGGACTGGCGTACACGTGCCGCTTGCCTGAGCGTTGACCCGGAGCTGTTTTTCCCCATCGGCAATACCGGGCCCGCCATCGCGCAAACAGCTGAAGCAAAAGCTGTGTGTGCAACCTGTGAGGTCAAAGAAATCTGCCTCAAATGGGCGGTCGACAACAACCAGGACGCAGGTGTCTGGGGTGGGATGAGCGAAGACGAACGCCGCACCCTCAAACGCCGCAAAGCACGTGCCCGTCGAGTAGTCTAA